The Frondihabitans australicus genome includes a region encoding these proteins:
- a CDS encoding helix-turn-helix domain-containing protein gives MNSRSTLLGDYLRTRRDLVQPEDIGLLREPNRRVKGLRREEVAALAGISPEYYLRLEQGHAHQPSEQVLNSLGRALDLDPAAIDYLHRLARPSNRTESNPRSRATKDELQRLLRRTADRPAFVIDDNMDVVAANPLAEVLGPGAMSTGSNRLVRMFSDECRGMYDDWAERAAEMVAVLRMRADPESLRLQQIVGELSMHSVDFRLLWARHDVHVFTSGTCLEMIQPFGAVEFEYDDLRIMSHPDLTLTTLYAAPGSIGAGVIAYASARLTSATETADIDLLP, from the coding sequence ATGAACAGCCGGTCGACGCTGCTCGGCGACTACCTCCGAACCCGAAGGGACCTGGTCCAGCCGGAAGACATCGGTTTGCTGCGAGAGCCGAATCGACGCGTGAAAGGACTGCGTCGCGAGGAGGTGGCGGCGTTGGCCGGCATCAGCCCGGAGTATTACCTCCGACTCGAGCAGGGGCACGCACATCAGCCATCCGAGCAGGTGCTGAACTCCCTCGGGAGAGCGCTCGATCTCGACCCTGCCGCCATCGACTATCTCCATCGCTTGGCGCGGCCGAGCAACCGCACCGAATCGAACCCTCGATCCCGGGCGACGAAAGACGAGCTTCAGCGACTCCTTCGGCGCACCGCGGACCGGCCGGCTTTCGTCATCGACGACAACATGGACGTTGTGGCCGCCAACCCTCTGGCCGAGGTGCTGGGGCCCGGGGCCATGTCCACCGGTAGCAATCGCCTCGTTCGCATGTTCTCCGACGAATGCCGGGGCATGTACGACGACTGGGCCGAACGCGCCGCGGAGATGGTCGCTGTGCTCCGCATGCGTGCGGACCCCGAGTCGTTGCGCCTGCAGCAGATCGTGGGTGAACTGTCGATGCACAGCGTCGACTTCCGGCTCCTCTGGGCTCGCCACGACGTGCACGTGTTCACGTCGGGAACGTGCCTGGAAATGATTCAGCCGTTTGGTGCGGTCGAGTTCGAATACGACGACCTGCGGATCATGAGTCACCCGGACCTGACGTTGACGACTCTGTATGCAGCTCCTGGCAGCATAGGTGCCGGCGTCATCGCCTACGCCTCCGCTCGACTCACCAGCGCCACCGAGACGGCCGATATCGACCTTCTGCCCTGA
- a CDS encoding DUF1269 domain-containing protein, producing MTKADSRFGSSDAGLLGDDPGTLVTGMGGTAHPLSALPRRSLQPRKGTAMADLIILSYQDEAKAEAAFEAVQSLERDLIIELAGLALVHVDDKGKTRVEMPDQGNRVGLAAASGAVFGALIGLFFFVPLVGLVVGGAIGALVARLDKTGVNAAFRDRVKSELARGRSAVVIYATKLTQDKFADALAPFGGTVVQTSLSDDEERELAHDLTPVA from the coding sequence ATGACCAAGGCAGACAGCCGATTCGGGTCATCCGACGCAGGCCTGTTGGGCGACGATCCCGGGACACTCGTGACGGGGATGGGCGGCACCGCCCACCCACTGTCGGCGCTTCCGCGCCGGTCGTTGCAGCCGAGGAAAGGAACCGCGATGGCGGATCTCATCATCTTGTCGTACCAGGACGAAGCGAAGGCGGAGGCCGCCTTCGAAGCGGTGCAGTCACTCGAACGCGACCTCATCATCGAACTGGCGGGCCTCGCGCTCGTCCACGTCGACGACAAGGGGAAGACGCGAGTGGAGATGCCCGACCAGGGCAACCGGGTGGGATTGGCGGCGGCCAGCGGGGCGGTCTTCGGCGCTCTCATCGGTCTGTTCTTCTTCGTTCCACTGGTGGGCCTGGTCGTCGGCGGTGCGATCGGGGCACTCGTCGCACGCCTGGACAAGACGGGCGTCAACGCGGCATTCCGCGACCGGGTGAAGTCCGAACTTGCCCGGGGACGTTCCGCCGTCGTCATCTACGCGACCAAGCTCACCCAGGACAAGTTCGCGGACGCGCTCGCACCGTTCGGCGGAACCGTCGTGCAGACGTCGTTGAGCGACGACGAGGAACGGGAGCTGGCGCACGATCTGACACCCGTGGCGTAA
- a CDS encoding cupin domain-containing protein: MTPEESTAPHHETPVLGNPDLPQEGLPNVADDPSSLVMTGPRNPVLESQFPNQMNAPATDISTQPFFWSSFNISPRRVQRGGWAREVTQADFNISDEISGVNMYLEPGGIRELHWHQTAEWAIMTRGSCRITTLSRDGRPSVDDVNEGDLWYFPPGLPHSLQGLGPSGAEFVLAFDNGAQSESNTLLLSDWFAHTPPDVLAKNFGVAQEVFKDIPLHNLWIFPGDVPGDLEADRASAGVQPDTEAVIFRLSQSAPARKNSGGSIQIADSTNFPASKTVAAALTILEPGSMRELHWHPNADEWQYFLKGSGRMTVFNTGPHANTTDFHAGDVGLVKRNLGHYVENTGDEQLIYIETFKSDRYEEVSLANWLAHVPPALVSQHLNIPEDVLATFPRETQGITPLRK; the protein is encoded by the coding sequence ATGACACCTGAAGAATCAACGGCCCCGCATCACGAGACACCGGTCCTCGGCAACCCCGACCTTCCGCAGGAAGGGCTGCCCAACGTCGCAGACGACCCGAGCAGCCTCGTCATGACCGGGCCTCGGAACCCGGTGCTCGAGAGCCAGTTCCCGAATCAGATGAACGCGCCGGCCACGGACATCAGCACTCAGCCGTTCTTCTGGTCATCGTTCAACATCTCCCCGAGGCGTGTGCAACGCGGCGGCTGGGCACGTGAGGTCACCCAGGCGGACTTCAACATCTCCGACGAGATCTCCGGCGTCAACATGTACTTGGAGCCCGGCGGAATCCGGGAGCTCCACTGGCATCAGACCGCGGAATGGGCCATCATGACCCGCGGAAGCTGCCGCATCACCACTCTCAGCCGCGACGGACGTCCCAGCGTCGACGACGTCAACGAAGGCGACCTCTGGTATTTTCCGCCGGGCCTTCCCCATTCGCTGCAGGGTCTCGGCCCCAGCGGCGCGGAGTTCGTCCTCGCATTCGACAACGGCGCGCAGTCGGAAAGCAACACGCTGCTGCTGAGCGACTGGTTCGCGCACACCCCGCCGGACGTGCTCGCGAAGAACTTCGGGGTCGCCCAGGAGGTGTTCAAGGACATTCCGCTGCACAACCTGTGGATCTTCCCCGGAGACGTTCCCGGCGACCTCGAGGCCGACCGCGCGTCAGCCGGTGTGCAGCCCGACACGGAGGCGGTGATCTTCCGACTGTCGCAGTCCGCTCCGGCGCGGAAGAACAGCGGAGGCAGCATCCAGATCGCCGACAGCACCAACTTCCCGGCGTCGAAAACGGTCGCAGCAGCTCTCACGATCCTGGAACCCGGGTCGATGCGCGAACTTCACTGGCACCCGAACGCCGACGAATGGCAGTACTTCCTCAAGGGGTCCGGCCGCATGACCGTGTTCAACACGGGCCCGCACGCCAACACGACCGACTTCCACGCCGGAGACGTCGGCCTCGTCAAGAGGAACCTCGGCCACTACGTCGAGAACACCGGCGACGAACAGCTGATCTACATCGAGACGTTCAAGAGCGACCGGTACGAGGAAGTGTCACTGGCGAACTGGCTGGCGCACGTCCCGCCGGCGCTGGTGTCGCAGCATCTGAACATCCCGGAGGACGTCCTGGCGACGTTCCCCCGCGAGACTCAGGGCATCACGCCTCTGCGCAAGTAG
- a CDS encoding FAD-dependent monooxygenase, which produces MTDRDFERLRIGIVGGSLGGLFAATLLKQDGHAVTVFERSHSGLARRGAGLVAQPDLYELLLRLQLRDAAGVGVSARERITLNRYGSVIQRDPTPQTQVSWDYLYEQLRARLTGKEYLLGQQVRYVDTVGSHALLEVEHGAAHEFDVIIGADGASSVVRRYVAPADHDNHYVGYSTWRGLIPETALEADSALVLLEKFAFFNSTRAHMLGYLVPGPDGETVVGRRRYNWVWYRPISPAHLRQIMVASGRPEASLSTAPGDLPGDLRTLLVRDANDELPAPFANAVVAEPEPFLQAITDYVAPRFARGRVVVLGDAACVVRPHTAMGASKAAGDAMALSDALRTHIPEVALSVYDVARTAEARSIAEYGRRLGASLPFSRP; this is translated from the coding sequence ATGACCGACCGTGATTTCGAACGCCTCCGCATCGGCATCGTCGGCGGATCGCTCGGCGGGCTGTTCGCGGCGACCCTGTTGAAGCAGGACGGCCACGCGGTCACCGTGTTCGAACGGTCCCATTCCGGGTTGGCGCGCCGCGGCGCCGGCCTGGTCGCGCAACCAGACCTGTACGAGCTGTTGTTGCGCCTGCAGCTGCGGGATGCCGCAGGAGTCGGCGTTTCCGCGCGGGAGCGGATCACCTTAAACCGGTACGGGAGCGTCATCCAACGGGACCCAACACCACAGACGCAGGTGTCGTGGGACTACTTGTATGAACAACTGCGGGCTCGCCTGACCGGCAAGGAGTACCTGCTCGGGCAGCAGGTCCGGTACGTCGACACGGTGGGGTCGCACGCTCTCCTCGAGGTGGAGCATGGTGCGGCGCACGAGTTCGATGTCATCATCGGGGCGGACGGGGCCTCCTCGGTCGTGAGGCGATACGTCGCCCCGGCGGACCACGACAACCACTATGTCGGCTACTCCACGTGGCGTGGCCTCATCCCGGAGACGGCGTTGGAGGCAGACTCCGCGTTGGTGCTCCTGGAGAAGTTCGCGTTCTTCAACAGCACTCGGGCTCACATGCTCGGTTACCTCGTCCCAGGCCCTGATGGGGAGACCGTCGTTGGACGACGCCGATACAACTGGGTCTGGTACCGTCCCATCTCCCCGGCGCATCTGCGGCAGATCATGGTCGCCTCCGGCCGGCCTGAGGCGAGCCTGTCGACCGCTCCAGGAGACCTGCCCGGCGACCTGCGAACACTGCTCGTCCGCGACGCGAACGACGAACTTCCGGCGCCCTTCGCAAACGCTGTCGTGGCGGAACCTGAACCATTCCTTCAGGCGATCACCGACTACGTCGCCCCGCGGTTCGCCCGCGGTCGCGTCGTTGTTCTCGGCGATGCCGCCTGCGTTGTCCGCCCACACACAGCGATGGGGGCGTCGAAAGCGGCCGGCGACGCGATGGCGCTCAGCGACGCGTTGCGCACGCACATTCCCGAGGTGGCGTTGTCGGTGTACGACGTGGCTCGCACCGCGGAAGCACGGTCCATCGCCGAGTACGGCCGGCGTCTCGGCGCATCTCTACCGTTCTCGCGACCGTGA
- a CDS encoding YaaC family protein: protein MPKTVFSLGANTPAESWRSIRSLRADLPKSFADVFDSDDERRLVFQTGLEQAQQQFTAASLIGYESRPLNLFYGLAQAGRALGAASDKLGPDTGNLATEVWKGNGHGLQFQPEIGERDFLHSDVFIAKARSGRPRTDLFSRVSTVLDSPSTSGSVPLAGLVSQIPEFQLTFGSIDGALPYLNPEGIYAMVPELIFPTSLEVDAPGLDLSGEVKDEVVLATMAKYPALRAFGLVHGPDGSILIRNAGRINLAVQRRDEIKMARSGYTYIPVGTQRYRSHDLVFPQLSPDDQAFAPLMSWWLILYSFSMIARYAPNDWTQTLSLSNSPIASKVEFLLDAALEVVPDLISEALEHIGADR, encoded by the coding sequence ATGCCGAAGACGGTCTTCTCCCTTGGGGCTAATACCCCGGCCGAATCATGGCGCTCAATCCGTTCGCTTCGAGCGGACCTGCCAAAGTCGTTTGCTGACGTATTTGATTCGGATGATGAGAGGCGCCTTGTCTTTCAAACGGGCCTAGAACAGGCTCAACAGCAGTTCACCGCAGCCTCCCTCATCGGGTACGAAAGCCGGCCCCTCAATCTGTTCTATGGATTGGCCCAGGCTGGCCGCGCACTCGGGGCTGCGAGCGACAAATTAGGGCCGGACACGGGCAATCTCGCCACCGAGGTGTGGAAGGGCAACGGACACGGTCTGCAATTTCAGCCGGAAATCGGAGAAAGAGACTTCTTACACTCGGACGTCTTTATAGCCAAAGCTCGTTCGGGACGTCCGCGAACAGACCTGTTCAGTCGTGTCTCAACAGTGCTGGATTCACCGTCGACGTCCGGAAGCGTGCCATTGGCTGGTTTGGTAAGCCAGATCCCGGAGTTCCAGTTGACGTTTGGCTCCATCGACGGAGCCTTGCCCTACCTGAACCCGGAAGGCATCTACGCCATGGTGCCCGAGTTGATCTTCCCGACGAGCCTCGAGGTCGATGCTCCCGGACTCGACCTGAGCGGCGAGGTCAAGGACGAAGTCGTTCTGGCGACAATGGCGAAGTACCCCGCCCTCCGCGCCTTCGGACTTGTCCACGGTCCGGATGGCTCAATCTTGATTCGCAACGCAGGACGAATCAACCTTGCAGTCCAGCGGCGCGACGAGATCAAAATGGCACGCTCTGGTTACACGTACATTCCAGTAGGCACGCAGCGCTATCGGAGCCATGATCTCGTATTCCCACAACTCAGCCCCGACGACCAAGCGTTCGCGCCGTTGATGTCGTGGTGGTTGATCTTGTACTCGTTTTCCATGATTGCGAGATACGCGCCGAACGATTGGACTCAGACCCTATCGCTGTCGAACAGTCCTATTGCGTCGAAGGTGGAGTTTCTCCTGGATGCAGCTCTTGAGGTCGTCCCGGACCTCATTAGCGAAGCACTCGAGCACATCGGGGCAGATCGCTAA
- a CDS encoding sigma-70 family RNA polymerase sigma factor, with protein MTINSQTDTPSASRGDDSDPLRRFLTTEEVDPDQFPRMVNMSAGFLFKGIIRPVNPDPVSHVVIPVRDRHDELVVAMSKWNLVWESAQYRRRYFDIDELPDPLAKLADVGDRNIQFIPQTKSRYYEYAPLLHLLPQKTLARHTLPYMQAGQWPPLVDYINVDRHLPGDFASRLERAWASVVWPRITSQSTLGAFSGDDPIRLLAHNLDFWMPAVTKVMQARLRELPIVQDASPTGPVMLTNGDVLPGVVGGGPRMGGEIWTGEDDAAHALVEVVDAADETGRLRDIIDAVRSNRIEDDFSNKWSNARADFERKLYKKRSKVSVKFVELTDADLVQAPGSDFDGNLVTNDFLAVLDAKNREVVVLLNSGYTSAPRSSAMRTTPRSASGLRRFAVKQQNSSTWIDADTNGPVDVSACVVVFRIAVRDVTDMLPGISSYVGHSATDLSDVRLACDRDPSRS; from the coding sequence ATGACCATCAATTCACAGACAGACACGCCCTCAGCCTCGCGGGGCGACGACAGCGATCCTCTCCGGCGGTTCTTGACGACCGAGGAGGTCGACCCCGACCAGTTCCCGCGAATGGTGAACATGTCCGCCGGGTTCCTGTTCAAAGGCATCATCCGACCTGTGAACCCCGACCCGGTGAGTCACGTCGTCATCCCGGTAAGGGACCGGCACGACGAACTGGTCGTGGCGATGAGCAAGTGGAACCTGGTGTGGGAGTCAGCGCAGTACCGCCGTCGTTACTTCGACATCGACGAGCTCCCCGACCCCCTCGCGAAACTCGCCGACGTGGGCGACCGGAACATTCAATTCATCCCGCAGACGAAGTCGCGGTACTACGAGTACGCGCCGCTGTTGCACCTGCTGCCCCAGAAAACTCTCGCCCGGCATACCCTCCCGTACATGCAGGCGGGTCAGTGGCCTCCGCTCGTCGACTACATAAACGTTGACCGCCACTTGCCCGGGGACTTCGCGTCCCGGCTGGAACGCGCGTGGGCATCGGTCGTGTGGCCGCGCATCACCTCCCAGTCAACGCTGGGAGCGTTCTCGGGCGATGACCCGATCCGCCTCCTTGCCCACAACTTGGACTTCTGGATGCCCGCGGTCACAAAAGTCATGCAGGCCCGCCTGCGCGAACTACCCATCGTGCAGGACGCATCCCCTACCGGGCCGGTCATGTTGACCAACGGCGACGTGCTCCCGGGAGTCGTCGGCGGTGGACCCAGGATGGGCGGAGAAATCTGGACAGGTGAGGACGACGCCGCACACGCACTGGTTGAGGTCGTCGACGCCGCGGACGAAACGGGGCGGCTCCGCGACATCATCGACGCGGTCAGGTCGAACAGGATTGAAGACGACTTCAGCAACAAATGGTCGAACGCCCGCGCGGACTTCGAACGAAAGCTCTACAAGAAGCGGTCCAAGGTGTCCGTGAAGTTCGTCGAGCTGACGGACGCCGACCTGGTGCAGGCACCGGGCAGCGACTTCGACGGGAACCTAGTCACGAACGACTTTCTGGCTGTGCTGGATGCGAAGAACCGCGAAGTCGTCGTCCTCCTGAACAGCGGCTACACGAGTGCGCCGAGATCCTCGGCTATGCGAACCACTCCGCGATCAGCAAGCGGCTTGCGAAGATTCGCCGTCAAGCAGCAGAATTCTTCGACCTGGATTGACGCGGACACCAACGGCCCCGTGGACGTCTCTGCATGTGTCGTCGTTTTCCGCATCGCGGTCCGAGACGTGACCGACATGTTGCCCGGCATCAGTTCGTATGTAGGTCACTCGGCTACGGATTTGTCGGACGTTCGGCTGGCCTGTGACCGCGATCCCTCAAGATCGTGA